A genomic segment from Montipora foliosa isolate CH-2021 chromosome 9, ASM3666993v2, whole genome shotgun sequence encodes:
- the LOC137971964 gene encoding leucine-rich repeat LGI family member 2-like isoform X3: protein MNPISKFFALFLFVLTMLLVPNVLTRRQCSKACRTFITSEIEGKMSRSSRSFIKGSRGPRGKQGLQGPIGPQGIPGARGEPGPVGPPGPKGESSSAMVLPKCGPGEYLTSDGKQLLCIPFGKEVCTAVSRCEGREVPTTPTLLTTPVPTQPEVREYVNMTQFMKKYMIQTLYMDAWDLDTFYIGNQLFLGVSQLGGKSFVIYKWDSEHSAQPLEQDSSGTVFRSFQVLKVPFARKWHHFTIGDDVFFAVASNSRSHDSPVFKWNGNMFIPFQTLPTVKAFDVEPFQIGQDTYLAVAIYYGRGSHIFKWDGERFVKFQEIAAVGADVEHFHMNGSTFLAITGPFARGEYVLIYKWSRNRFEVAHRVPTVERAYGVKALSVDGTQFLAVARWKAESSLVFRWNGTQFELFQEVPSRKARDWITITSPFMSREKTYLAIVSSDQSPSIYAWDRYYSKKFAKVQDIPSERTRDMVFFNMGETVYLAVASHRSTDIYQGS from the exons AGTTTCATTAAGGGCAGTCGTGGACCAAGAGGAAAGCAG GGACTACAGGGACCTATTGGGCCACAG GGTATCCCCGGCGCCCGTGGGGAGCCAGGTCCCGTGGGTCCACCGGGTCCTAAA GGAGAGAGTAGCTCAGCAATGGTCCTTCCGAAATGCGGGCCCGGAGAATACCTTACGTCTGATGGGAAACAGCTCCTTTGCATTCCATTTG GAAAGGAAGTTTGCACTGCCGTGTCAAGATGCGAAG GTCGAGAAGTGCCGACCACGCCTACCTTACTCACAA CACCAGTTCCTACTCAGCCTGAAGTGAGAG AATATGTAAACATGACGCAGTTCATGAAAAAATACATGATTCAAACGCTGTACATGGACGCATGGGACCTGGATACATTTTACATTGGCAACCAGCTCTTTCTGGGTGTTTCGCAGTTAGGAGGAAAGAGCTTCGTGATTTACAAATGGGACAGCGAACACAG CGCCCAACCTCTGGAACAAGACTCCAGTGGCACTGT GTTTCGCAGTTTCCAAGTCTTGAAAGTTCCATTTGCAAGAAAGTGGCACCATTTTACCATCGGAGATGACGTGTTTTTTGCAGTCGCTAGCAATTCTCGATCGCATGACTCGCCTGTCTTCAAATGGAATGGCAACATGTTTATCCCATTTCAAACGTTACCCACTGTGAAGGCATTTGATGTCGAGCCATTCCAAATCGGTCAAGATACGTATCTAGCTGTGGCTATATATTATGGGCGTGGCTCACATATCTTTAAATGGGACGGAGAGAGGTTCGTTAAATTTCAAGAAATTGCTGCCGTTGGAGCAGATGTGGAACATTTCCATATGAATGGCTCTACGTTTTTGGCTATCACAG GCCCGTTTGCTCGTGGCGAGTATGTCTTGATCTACAAGTGGTCCCGTAACAGATTTGAAGTGGCTCACAGAGTACCCACTGTGGAACGCGCGTATGGTGTCAAGGCTCTGTCGGTTGATGGAACGCAATTCTTAGCTGTTGCTCGCTGGAAAGCGGAAAGCTCTCTCGTCTTCCGCTGGAATGGGACACAGTTTGAGCTTTTCCAAGAAGTGCCATCTAGAAAG GCGCGTGATTGGATTACCATCACGTCTCCATTCATGTCCCGGGAAAAGACATACCTAGCCATCGTGAGCAGTGACCAAAGTCCAAGTATTTACGCATGGGACAGATATTACTCCAAAAAGTTTGCTAAAGTACAGGACATTCCGTCTGAAAGAACACGAGATATGGTGTTCTTTAACATGGGAGAGACCGTCTACTTGGCTGTTGCATCGCATCGAAGTACAGATATTTATCAAGGATCATAG